One window from the genome of Kaistia defluvii encodes:
- a CDS encoding sugar ABC transporter ATP-binding protein produces the protein MTPVSPLAIQVQGVTKSFLGQRALDDVDFEVARGEVHGLVGKNGAGKSTFMKILSGAQPPDSGEIIVGGTAFKALNPAEGRAAGIAIVYQNPELHLDLSVAANIFLGAEPRKAFGILDDKAMATRATELLARLGLDLPVNQRLGDLDIADRQQVAIAKAVREKAHVLLLDEPTAALNKAQAEFLFRLIRDLARQGMAVVYVSHHLDEVLAISDRITVLRNGRKVALVEGRSADKDGLISMIVGRTLDAVETHRSERPKTEPFLVMDGVSSAGGLDNVSLEVAKGEIVGLTGLIGGGANALAAVIGGLDHRHVAGSMSLGGQPYAPRAVREAIARGVLFIPEDMRGRGLVMSLSIAKNISLAALRRLSKLGWLKLGQEAGVATDMSERLDLNPRAPSREVRFLSGGNQRKALLGRAIFADGQLFVLEEPTQGVDVESQRQIHDHLRSLANKGATIVFVSTDLEELIALADRILVLRNGRIEQALSPDRLDPERLLSAIQTQSTRSVN, from the coding sequence ATGACCCCCGTTTCACCGCTCGCGATCCAGGTACAGGGCGTGACCAAGAGCTTTCTGGGTCAGCGCGCGCTGGATGACGTCGATTTCGAGGTTGCGCGCGGCGAGGTGCATGGCCTGGTCGGCAAGAACGGCGCCGGTAAGTCGACCTTCATGAAGATCCTGTCGGGCGCGCAGCCGCCCGACAGCGGCGAGATCATCGTCGGCGGCACCGCCTTCAAGGCGCTCAATCCGGCCGAGGGGCGCGCGGCCGGCATCGCCATCGTCTACCAGAACCCGGAACTGCATCTCGATCTCTCGGTCGCCGCCAACATTTTCCTCGGCGCCGAGCCGCGCAAAGCGTTCGGCATCCTCGATGACAAGGCGATGGCGACCCGGGCGACCGAGCTGCTGGCCCGGCTCGGGCTCGATCTGCCCGTCAACCAGCGGCTCGGCGATCTCGATATTGCCGATCGGCAGCAGGTGGCGATCGCCAAGGCGGTGCGCGAAAAGGCGCATGTGCTGCTGCTCGACGAGCCGACGGCGGCGCTCAACAAGGCGCAGGCCGAGTTCCTGTTCCGGTTGATCCGCGACCTCGCCAGACAGGGCATGGCGGTCGTCTATGTGTCGCACCACCTCGACGAAGTGCTGGCGATCTCGGACCGCATCACCGTGCTGCGCAACGGCCGCAAGGTGGCGCTGGTCGAGGGCCGGAGCGCCGACAAGGACGGGCTGATCTCTATGATCGTCGGGCGGACGCTGGACGCGGTCGAGACGCATCGAAGCGAACGGCCCAAGACGGAACCGTTCCTGGTGATGGACGGGGTTTCCAGCGCGGGCGGTCTCGACAATGTCTCGCTCGAGGTTGCCAAGGGCGAAATCGTCGGCCTGACCGGGCTGATCGGCGGTGGCGCCAATGCGCTCGCCGCCGTGATCGGCGGGCTCGACCATCGCCATGTCGCGGGCAGCATGTCGCTCGGCGGCCAACCCTATGCGCCCCGCGCCGTGCGCGAGGCGATCGCCCGCGGCGTGCTGTTCATCCCGGAGGACATGCGCGGGCGTGGGCTGGTGATGAGCCTGTCGATCGCCAAGAACATCTCGCTCGCGGCGCTCCGGCGGCTGTCGAAGCTGGGCTGGCTGAAGCTCGGCCAGGAGGCCGGCGTCGCGACCGACATGTCGGAACGGCTTGACCTTAATCCGCGCGCGCCGAGCCGCGAGGTCCGCTTCCTGAGCGGCGGCAACCAGCGCAAGGCGCTGCTCGGCCGCGCCATCTTCGCCGATGGCCAGCTCTTCGTGCTCGAGGAGCCGACCCAGGGCGTCGATGTCGAGTCGCAGCGGCAGATCCACGACCATCTGCGCAGTCTCGCCAACAAGGGCGCCACCATCGTCTTCGTGTCGACGGACCTCGAAGAGCTGATCGCGCTCGCCGATCGAATTCTCGTCCTTCGGAATGGCCGCATCGAGCAGGCCCTGTCGCCGGATCGGCTCGATCCCGAGCGCCTGCTCTCCGCCATCCAGACCCAAAGCACCCGGAGCGTGAACTGA
- a CDS encoding TIM barrel protein, translating to MADPNNYPKLHNAAWPGVVGKGGEGGEPVIPLDTLLELTAKAEVDGQKFDGIDLWLADPHLSIDSDKDQVKRMVDHIAGYGLKVGSFVAPIWAGAGGGSAMGSAEERKRFVSQVRKAAAIGEQMRELGIRPTGGIRIDSSTGVGDWDKDPVGNTKIIAETFREAGKAAQDHGEFLVAEGEICWGGMQSWRENVRLLEAVNMPGVVGYQADMAHSMLFTLGYNAEQDRLLPEGYDWQDRSVLDAAYRQVADALRPWTYDFHVAQNDGTVFGSGDHEKTGRHVQVTDPNGKLDVTKHAGYWLRDDQGNLTKKMRHIAWDGCMFPNSVMTAQQTWNDVLGAMIKVRDAHGWRE from the coding sequence ATGGCGGATCCGAACAACTATCCGAAGCTGCACAACGCCGCGTGGCCGGGCGTCGTCGGCAAGGGCGGCGAGGGCGGCGAGCCCGTCATTCCGCTGGACACGCTGCTGGAGCTGACCGCCAAGGCGGAAGTCGATGGACAGAAGTTCGACGGCATCGATCTCTGGCTGGCCGATCCGCACCTGTCGATCGACAGCGACAAGGATCAGGTCAAGCGCATGGTCGACCACATTGCGGGCTATGGCCTGAAGGTTGGTTCGTTCGTGGCGCCGATCTGGGCGGGCGCCGGCGGCGGTTCGGCGATGGGCTCGGCCGAGGAGCGCAAGCGCTTCGTCTCGCAGGTCCGCAAGGCGGCCGCGATCGGCGAGCAGATGCGCGAGCTGGGCATCCGTCCGACCGGCGGCATACGGATCGATTCCTCGACCGGCGTCGGCGATTGGGACAAGGATCCCGTCGGCAACACCAAGATCATCGCCGAGACGTTCCGCGAAGCCGGCAAGGCGGCGCAGGATCATGGCGAATTCCTCGTCGCCGAGGGTGAGATCTGCTGGGGCGGCATGCAGTCCTGGCGCGAGAATGTCCGCCTGCTCGAAGCGGTTAACATGCCGGGCGTCGTCGGTTACCAGGCCGACATGGCGCATTCGATGCTGTTCACTCTGGGCTACAACGCCGAGCAGGATCGCTTGCTTCCCGAGGGCTATGACTGGCAGGACCGCTCCGTCCTCGACGCGGCCTACAGACAAGTCGCCGACGCGCTGCGCCCCTGGACCTATGATTTCCACGTCGCCCAGAATGACGGCACCGTGTTCGGCTCCGGCGACCACGAGAAAACCGGCCGCCACGTCCAGGTCACCGACCCGAACGGCAAGCTCGATGTCACCAAGCATGCCGGCTACTGGCTGCGCGACGACCAGGGAAACCTGACCAAGAAGATGCGCCACATCGCCTGGGACGGCTGCATGTTCCCCAATTCCGTAATGACGGCGCAGCAGACCTGGAACGACGTTCTGGGCGCGATGATCAAGGTGCGCGACGCCCATGGCTGGCGCGAATAA
- a CDS encoding UxaA family hydrolase, which produces MNEAAPLPAQPRTLLLHGEDNIAVALGNLDVGMTTAQGVTILRRVPRGHKFAIRPIAAGEPIRKFGQIIGFAKTDIAAGDWVHEHNCGIGEEHGAFARDYAFSEGVVPTQFVPKEFQATFQGFRRANGKVGTRNYVGILTSVNCSTTVAGFIATEIERSGILSDYPNIDGIVVLKQANGCVIDYRGVIFDTLKRTTWGYATNPNMGGVVMVGLGCEGFQIPRFKDAYNIQESETFRTMTIQEVGGTKKTVDAGVEAVKAMLPIVNAVKRETVPASELMLALQCGGSDGYSGITANPALGVAADILVRHGGTAILSETPEIYGAEHLLTRRAVSREVGQKLVDIIHWWEDYAERNLMEMNNNPSPGNKQGGLTTILEKSLGAAAKGGTSPLTAVYGYAEPVTEKGFVFMDTPGYDPVSATGQVAGGANILCFTTGRGSAYGCKPTPSIKIATNSEIYAKMIDDMDINGGDVLDGKSLETKGQEIFDRILQVASGDKSKSELLGYGDNEFVPWQIGATF; this is translated from the coding sequence ATGAACGAGGCAGCCCCCCTTCCGGCCCAGCCGCGCACGCTTCTCCTCCATGGCGAGGACAACATCGCGGTGGCGCTCGGCAATCTCGATGTCGGCATGACGACGGCGCAGGGCGTCACCATCCTCCGGCGCGTGCCGCGCGGGCACAAATTCGCGATCCGGCCGATCGCCGCGGGCGAGCCGATCCGCAAATTCGGCCAGATCATCGGCTTCGCCAAGACAGACATCGCCGCCGGCGACTGGGTGCATGAGCACAATTGCGGCATCGGCGAAGAGCATGGCGCCTTCGCGCGCGACTACGCCTTCAGCGAGGGGGTGGTGCCGACGCAATTTGTGCCGAAGGAATTCCAGGCGACCTTTCAAGGGTTCAGGCGCGCCAACGGCAAGGTCGGGACGCGCAATTATGTCGGCATCCTCACCTCAGTGAACTGCTCGACAACGGTTGCCGGTTTCATCGCGACCGAGATCGAACGATCAGGCATCCTGAGCGATTATCCGAATATCGATGGGATCGTCGTACTTAAGCAGGCCAATGGCTGCGTGATCGACTATCGCGGCGTGATCTTCGACACGCTGAAGCGCACGACCTGGGGCTATGCCACCAACCCGAACATGGGCGGCGTCGTCATGGTCGGCCTCGGCTGCGAGGGCTTCCAGATTCCGCGCTTCAAGGATGCCTATAACATCCAGGAGAGCGAGACTTTCCGCACCATGACCATCCAGGAAGTCGGCGGCACCAAGAAGACGGTCGATGCCGGCGTGGAAGCGGTCAAGGCGATGCTGCCGATCGTCAATGCGGTGAAGCGCGAGACGGTGCCGGCGAGCGAACTGATGCTGGCGCTACAATGCGGCGGGTCCGACGGCTATTCCGGCATCACCGCCAATCCGGCGCTGGGCGTCGCCGCCGATATCCTCGTGCGCCATGGCGGCACCGCCATTCTCTCCGAGACGCCGGAGATCTACGGCGCCGAACATCTGCTCACCCGGCGCGCCGTGTCGCGCGAGGTCGGCCAGAAGCTGGTCGACATCATCCATTGGTGGGAGGATTACGCCGAGCGTAACCTCATGGAGATGAACAACAATCCCTCGCCCGGCAACAAGCAGGGCGGCCTCACGACCATTCTCGAGAAGTCGCTCGGCGCCGCCGCCAAGGGCGGCACCTCGCCGCTCACGGCTGTCTATGGCTATGCCGAGCCGGTGACCGAGAAGGGCTTTGTCTTCATGGATACGCCGGGCTACGACCCGGTTTCGGCGACGGGCCAGGTGGCGGGCGGCGCCAACATCCTCTGCTTCACCACCGGGCGCGGCTCGGCCTATGGCTGCAAGCCGACCCCGTCGATCAAGATCGCCACCAATTCCGAGATCTACGCCAAGATGATCGACGACATGGACATCAATGGCGGCGACGTGCTCGACGGCAAGTCGCTCGAGACCAAGGGGCAGGAGATCTTCGACCGGATCCTCCAGGTCGCCTCCGGCGACAAGAGCAAGTCGGAACTGCTCGGCTATGGCGACAATGAATTCGTGCCGTGGCAGATCGGGGCGACCTTCTAG
- a CDS encoding RbsD/FucU family protein, with the protein MLKGLSPILSPDLLWTLRAMGHGDEITIVDANYPATSAGPELIRIDAATAPQVLEAILSLLPLDQYDDVAAISMQVVGDPDRREPIVDEFEAIVQRHEPEHKVHSLERFAFYERANAGYAIVQTGETRQYGNLILKKGIVRPA; encoded by the coding sequence ATGCTCAAGGGACTTTCGCCGATCCTCTCGCCGGATCTGCTCTGGACGTTGCGCGCCATGGGCCATGGCGACGAGATCACCATCGTCGACGCCAACTACCCGGCCACCAGCGCCGGACCGGAGCTGATCCGGATCGATGCCGCCACGGCGCCGCAGGTGCTCGAAGCCATCCTGTCGCTGCTGCCGCTCGACCAGTATGACGATGTCGCCGCAATCTCCATGCAGGTGGTGGGCGATCCCGACCGGCGCGAGCCGATCGTCGATGAGTTCGAGGCGATCGTCCAGCGCCACGAGCCGGAACATAAGGTCCACTCGCTGGAGCGCTTCGCCTTCTATGAGCGGGCCAATGCCGGCTATGCCATCGTCCAGACCGGCGAGACCCGGCAATATGGCAATCTCATCCTGAAGAAGGGCATCGTCCGGCCGGCTTGA
- a CDS encoding GntR family transcriptional regulator — translation MQLQLVNLDRKSPLRDQIYQVVRTLIIIGQLRPGQSVNEVEIAEQLGVSRTPVREAVKRLSDEGLINVYAQTGTFVAALSRDAIEEAYVIRNALEVESVRRAAAKISPFHLEELEDIVGQHQTAIGRKRYTDAIRLDDQFHRYIAEINNLSMLWRAVDISKAQMDRGRYLALPKPGLGETTIAQHQAILTALAARDAQQAMEAMRVHLDTSLRNTLSLLGDMLDPPEG, via the coding sequence CTGCAATTGCAGCTGGTCAACCTGGACCGCAAATCGCCGCTGCGCGACCAGATCTATCAGGTCGTGCGCACGCTGATCATCATCGGGCAATTGCGGCCCGGCCAGTCCGTCAACGAGGTCGAGATCGCCGAACAGCTGGGCGTATCGCGCACGCCGGTGCGCGAAGCGGTGAAGCGGCTGAGCGACGAGGGCCTGATCAACGTCTATGCCCAGACCGGCACCTTCGTTGCCGCGCTCTCGCGCGACGCGATCGAGGAAGCCTATGTGATCCGCAACGCGCTCGAGGTCGAGAGCGTGCGGAGGGCGGCGGCGAAGATCAGTCCGTTCCATCTCGAGGAGCTGGAAGACATTGTCGGCCAGCACCAGACCGCGATCGGGCGCAAGCGCTACACCGACGCCATCCGGCTCGATGACCAGTTCCACCGCTATATCGCGGAGATCAACAATCTCTCGATGCTGTGGCGCGCCGTCGATATCTCGAAGGCGCAGATGGACCGCGGACGCTATCTGGCGCTGCCGAAGCCGGGCTTGGGCGAGACGACGATTGCCCAGCACCAGGCAATCCTGACGGCGCTCGCCGCGCGCGATGCACAGCAGGCCATGGAGGCGATGCGGGTGCATCTCGACACCTCGCTGCGCAACACGCTGAGCCTGCTCGGCGACATGCTGGATCCGCCGGAAGGCTAG
- a CDS encoding Gfo/Idh/MocA family protein gives MTKKKLNIGLVGAGFMGRTHSNAFRQVGQFFNSEYEPVLKAIATRNAKGAADFAGNWGYESSESDWRRLVERDDIDLIDIASPNDTHAEIAIAAAQAGKMVMCEKPLGRNAAEAEKMVEAVEAAGVANMVWYNYRRVPAVTLAKQMIDEGRLGRIFHYRAKFLQDWTISADVPQGGMGTWRLDASVAGSGVTGDLLAHCIDTAIWLNGGIDSVTAATETFVKQRSHAVSGKVEEVKIDDASAFLARFHNGSLATFEATRYARGHKALYTLEINGEKGSIAWDLHDLHRLSYFDYSDEGHLRGWRSIHITDGDHPYMSQWWVPGLQIGYEHSFIHQAADFLAGLASGTPAAPTFREALRTDYVTDAVLASAKSGRWEAVQG, from the coding sequence ATGACCAAGAAAAAGCTGAACATCGGTCTGGTCGGCGCCGGCTTCATGGGCCGCACCCACTCCAACGCCTTCCGCCAGGTCGGTCAGTTCTTCAACAGCGAATACGAGCCCGTGCTGAAGGCGATCGCCACGCGCAACGCCAAGGGCGCGGCCGATTTCGCCGGGAACTGGGGCTATGAGAGCTCCGAGAGCGACTGGCGCAGGCTGGTCGAGCGCGACGATATCGACCTGATCGATATCGCCAGCCCCAATGATACCCATGCCGAGATCGCCATCGCGGCGGCGCAGGCCGGCAAGATGGTGATGTGCGAGAAGCCGCTCGGCCGCAACGCTGCCGAGGCTGAAAAGATGGTCGAGGCCGTCGAGGCGGCCGGCGTCGCCAACATGGTCTGGTACAATTATCGCCGCGTGCCGGCGGTGACGCTCGCCAAGCAGATGATCGACGAGGGCCGGCTCGGCCGGATCTTCCATTACCGCGCCAAATTCCTGCAGGACTGGACGATCTCGGCCGACGTGCCGCAGGGCGGCATGGGCACCTGGCGGCTGGATGCCAGCGTCGCCGGCAGCGGCGTTACCGGCGACCTGCTCGCGCATTGCATCGATACCGCGATCTGGCTGAACGGCGGCATCGACAGCGTGACGGCGGCGACGGAGACCTTCGTCAAGCAGCGCTCGCATGCGGTCAGCGGGAAGGTCGAAGAGGTCAAGATCGACGACGCCAGCGCTTTCCTCGCCCGTTTCCATAACGGCTCGCTCGCGACCTTCGAGGCGACCCGCTACGCCCGCGGCCACAAGGCGCTCTACACGCTCGAGATCAATGGCGAGAAGGGTTCGATTGCCTGGGACCTGCACGACCTGCACCGGCTGTCCTACTTCGATTACAGCGACGAGGGGCATCTGCGCGGCTGGCGTTCGATCCACATCACCGATGGCGACCATCCCTATATGAGCCAGTGGTGGGTGCCGGGCCTGCAGATCGGTTACGAGCACAGCTTCATCCATCAGGCCGCCGATTTCCTTGCCGGCCTCGCCTCCGGCACGCCGGCGGCGCCGACCTTCCGCGAGGCGCTCCGCACCGACTACGTCACCGACGCCGTGCTGGCCTCGGCGAAGTCGGGCCGCTGGGAAGCGGTCCAGGGCTGA
- a CDS encoding sugar ABC transporter substrate-binding protein, producing the protein MNITRRALAVLALGTAILAPSLSQAAEKTIAFMRGGPDPYYQYGMNAAQAAADKLGVKLITYSANNDPTQELANVQDAITKGVDGILIYAVSLSSEKAAIAQAKKAGVPIFFQYGYDPSILADSAGIMQIDLYRFGEPVGEAIGKLLPEGEYATITGKLGRGDAEAFVQSFKNGIAKSGSKAVSVADLAADWDRQKAMDAASQILAAHPNVKAIYAANDDMAVGVAIAIERAGKTGQILIGGNNGAPYGVELIEKGQMTLTGSNPPSIASVHALRLLLGVIDGSVKPGQFYYAPSQVITKDNLADAAPWDAKPEMVTKWLEEPLPQGAAPPVPPTN; encoded by the coding sequence ATGAATATCACGAGGAGAGCCCTCGCCGTGCTGGCGCTGGGAACCGCCATCCTGGCGCCGAGCCTGTCGCAGGCAGCGGAGAAGACCATCGCCTTCATGCGCGGCGGTCCGGATCCCTATTATCAGTATGGCATGAACGCGGCGCAGGCCGCCGCCGACAAACTCGGCGTCAAGCTGATCACCTATTCCGCCAATAACGACCCGACCCAGGAACTCGCCAACGTCCAGGACGCGATCACTAAGGGTGTCGACGGCATCCTGATCTACGCTGTGTCGCTTTCCTCGGAAAAGGCCGCCATCGCCCAGGCCAAGAAGGCCGGCGTGCCGATCTTCTTCCAGTACGGCTATGACCCGTCGATCCTGGCGGATTCGGCTGGCATCATGCAGATCGATCTCTACCGGTTCGGCGAACCGGTCGGCGAGGCGATCGGCAAGCTGCTGCCGGAGGGCGAATACGCCACCATCACCGGCAAGCTCGGCCGCGGCGACGCGGAAGCCTTCGTGCAGTCGTTCAAGAACGGCATCGCCAAGTCCGGCTCCAAGGCGGTCAGCGTTGCCGACCTCGCGGCCGACTGGGATCGTCAGAAGGCCATGGACGCCGCTTCGCAGATCCTGGCGGCGCATCCCAACGTCAAGGCGATCTATGCCGCCAATGACGACATGGCCGTCGGCGTCGCGATCGCCATCGAGCGTGCCGGCAAGACCGGCCAGATCCTGATCGGCGGCAATAATGGCGCGCCCTATGGCGTCGAACTGATCGAGAAGGGCCAGATGACCCTGACCGGCAGCAACCCGCCCTCGATCGCCTCGGTCCATGCGCTGCGCCTGCTGCTCGGCGTCATCGACGGTTCGGTCAAGCCGGGCCAGTTCTACTACGCGCCGAGCCAGGTGATCACCAAGGACAATCTGGCCGATGCCGCTCCCTGGGATGCAAAGCCTGAAATGGTGACCAAGTGGCTGGAAGAGCCGCTGCCGCAGGGTGCAGCTCCGCCGGTCCCGCCCACCAACTGA
- a CDS encoding sugar phosphate isomerase/epimerase family protein, with amino-acid sequence MKIGFNLLLWTAHVEPRHWPILEDLKRCGYDGVEIPIFEGSPEHYAELGRELDRLGLERTVISLFPGVEMNPLGADAAQQQGARRHMAWILDCSAALGARVVGGPLHSTLGHFSGDAPTSDERERAIAFHRDAGDMARAKGITLVLEAVNRFECYFVNTMHDLNDYLAAVAHPNVAGMYDTFHANIEEKDPIAAVAAIAPHLAHVHVSENDRGTPGKGHIDFASTFKALKQADYDGWITIEAFGRSMPLLAAATRIWRPAATEVYSDGFTLIRDGWRSA; translated from the coding sequence ATGAAGATCGGCTTCAATCTCCTGCTCTGGACGGCGCATGTCGAACCGCGACATTGGCCGATCCTCGAGGATTTGAAACGCTGCGGCTATGACGGCGTCGAGATCCCGATCTTCGAAGGCTCGCCCGAGCACTATGCCGAACTTGGCCGGGAACTCGACCGGCTGGGTCTCGAGCGCACGGTGATTTCGCTGTTCCCCGGCGTCGAGATGAACCCGCTCGGCGCCGACGCCGCGCAGCAGCAGGGTGCCCGCCGGCATATGGCCTGGATCCTCGATTGCTCGGCAGCATTGGGCGCCAGGGTCGTCGGCGGCCCGCTGCATTCGACGCTCGGCCATTTCTCCGGCGACGCGCCGACCTCGGATGAACGGGAGCGCGCCATCGCCTTCCACCGCGATGCCGGCGATATGGCGCGCGCCAAGGGCATCACGCTGGTGCTGGAGGCGGTCAACCGCTTCGAATGCTATTTCGTCAACACCATGCACGACCTGAACGATTATCTCGCCGCCGTCGCTCACCCGAACGTTGCTGGTATGTACGACACCTTCCACGCCAATATCGAGGAGAAGGACCCGATCGCCGCCGTGGCTGCAATCGCGCCGCATCTGGCGCATGTGCATGTCTCGGAGAATGATCGCGGCACGCCGGGCAAGGGTCACATCGATTTCGCCAGCACCTTCAAGGCGTTGAAGCAGGCCGATTATGACGGCTGGATCACCATCGAGGCGTTCGGACGGTCGATGCCGCTGCTGGCGGCGGCGACCCGGATCTGGCGCCCGGCCGCCACCGAAGTCTACAGCGACGGCTTCACGCTCATCCGCGATGGCTGGCGTTCAGCCTGA
- a CDS encoding efflux RND transporter periplasmic adaptor subunit — translation MKPRALALASLFGALFLAACSGPSSGTGPGPGGPPTGPVEVGVVTLKPQNVPITIELPGRVSATKVSEIRPQVDGLIQKRVFTEGGQVKAGDLLYQIDPRPYQAAYDAAAASLEKAQAAVPSAQAKVDRYNQLVGVNTVTAQSLDDAKATLAQAKADVAAAEAALASAQINLDYTKVLAPISGLISTSTVTEGALVTANQATALATIREIDPINVDLTDSSTNLLRIRSLMDSGRLKRGDGPPRVQLKLNDTLVYDKTGELRSAEATVNETTGTFSMRASFENPTRMLLPGMYVRAIVDLGNDEGAFLVPQRAVNRNAKGDATAMFVSKDGKVETRVLKTMQSVGSDWLVESGISDGDRLIVDGLQKIGDGQAVTPIEVALDAAGVAHPVDAKTPGSTGTPASTGTPAPAAAPAPAAGG, via the coding sequence ATGAAACCCAGGGCCCTCGCATTGGCGAGCCTGTTCGGCGCTCTCTTCCTGGCGGCCTGTTCCGGCCCGTCTTCCGGGACCGGGCCGGGTCCAGGCGGGCCGCCGACGGGGCCCGTCGAGGTCGGCGTCGTCACGCTCAAGCCGCAGAACGTGCCGATCACGATCGAGCTGCCCGGCCGCGTCAGCGCCACCAAGGTGTCGGAGATCCGGCCGCAGGTCGATGGGCTGATCCAGAAGCGGGTGTTCACCGAGGGCGGCCAGGTCAAGGCCGGCGATCTGCTCTACCAGATCGATCCGCGCCCCTATCAGGCCGCCTATGACGCGGCCGCCGCGTCGCTGGAAAAGGCGCAGGCCGCCGTGCCGAGCGCGCAGGCCAAGGTCGACCGCTACAACCAGCTGGTCGGCGTGAATACGGTGACGGCGCAGAGCCTCGACGATGCCAAGGCGACGCTGGCCCAGGCCAAGGCCGATGTCGCGGCCGCCGAGGCGGCGCTCGCTTCCGCCCAGATCAACCTCGACTACACCAAGGTGCTGGCGCCGATTTCCGGCCTGATCAGCACCTCGACCGTGACCGAGGGCGCGCTGGTGACCGCCAATCAGGCGACGGCGCTCGCCACCATCCGCGAGATCGACCCGATCAATGTCGACCTGACCGATTCCAGCACCAATCTGCTGCGCATCCGCAGCCTGATGGACAGCGGACGGCTGAAGCGCGGCGATGGCCCGCCCAGGGTGCAGCTCAAGCTCAACGACACGCTCGTCTACGACAAGACCGGCGAACTGCGATCCGCCGAAGCGACCGTCAACGAGACCACCGGCACCTTCTCGATGCGCGCCAGCTTCGAAAACCCGACGCGCATGCTGCTGCCGGGCATGTATGTCCGTGCCATTGTCGATCTCGGCAATGACGAGGGCGCCTTCCTGGTGCCGCAGCGCGCCGTCAACCGCAACGCCAAGGGCGACGCGACGGCGATGTTCGTGTCGAAGGACGGCAAGGTCGAGACCCGGGTGCTGAAGACCATGCAATCGGTCGGCTCGGACTGGCTGGTCGAATCGGGCATTTCGGATGGCGACCGGCTGATCGTCGACGGGCTGCAGAAGATCGGCGACGGCCAAGCCGTGACCCCGATCGAGGTCGCGCTCGACGCGGCCGGCGTGGCGCATCCCGTGGATGCCAAGACGCCCGGATCCACCGGGACGCCTGCATCGACCGGCACGCCGGCTCCGGCCGCCGCTCCCGCCCCCGCGGCAGGAGGCTGA
- a CDS encoding ABC transporter permease, whose amino-acid sequence MSSPAATAAKPVPRKLGALRGQDLGRYTLLIVLLLIVVVTAIGNPRFLSVNNLLNILFQVSALGIVASGQTILLIAGGLDLSVGAALSVAGLATALTIMHTGSVALGILAGVVAGTVIGAINGMLVATNRATPFIITLGTMTFLQGVAILMSGGSPINDTGALFDVFGLGDFLRVPWPVYAMFLAILVMFLILRFTTLGRYAFAIGGNEEAARLSGIPVRRIKIALYALSGLFVGVAGVILTGVLDSGLPSMGTGYELRAIAAVVIGGTPLIGGRGTVLGTLGGVLLLGLVSNSMNLLGVGANFQSAVLGLIITAAVLLQKKA is encoded by the coding sequence ATGTCTTCTCCCGCCGCAACGGCTGCCAAGCCGGTCCCCCGAAAGCTCGGCGCGCTCCGTGGACAGGATCTCGGCCGCTACACATTGTTGATCGTGCTCCTGCTCATCGTGGTGGTGACCGCGATCGGCAATCCGCGCTTTCTGTCCGTGAACAACCTGCTGAACATCCTGTTCCAGGTGTCGGCGCTCGGCATCGTCGCCTCGGGCCAGACCATCCTGCTGATCGCCGGCGGGCTGGATCTTTCGGTCGGCGCGGCGCTTTCGGTGGCCGGCCTCGCCACGGCGCTCACCATCATGCACACCGGCTCGGTCGCGCTCGGTATCCTCGCCGGCGTGGTGGCCGGCACGGTGATCGGCGCCATCAACGGCATGCTGGTCGCCACCAACCGCGCGACGCCCTTCATCATCACGCTCGGCACGATGACTTTCCTGCAGGGCGTCGCCATCCTGATGTCGGGCGGCAGCCCGATCAACGACACCGGCGCGCTGTTCGACGTGTTCGGCCTCGGCGATTTCCTGCGCGTGCCATGGCCGGTCTACGCCATGTTCCTCGCCATCCTCGTCATGTTCCTGATCCTGCGCTTCACGACGCTCGGCCGCTATGCCTTCGCGATCGGCGGCAACGAGGAAGCGGCGCGGCTTTCCGGCATTCCCGTGCGGCGCATCAAGATCGCGCTCTATGCGCTGAGCGGCCTCTTCGTCGGCGTCGCCGGCGTCATCCTCACCGGCGTCCTCGATTCCGGCCTGCCCAGCATGGGCACGGGCTACGAGCTTCGCGCCATCGCGGCCGTGGTCATCGGCGGCACCCCGCTGATCGGCGGGCGGGGAACGGTGCTCGGCACGCTGGGCGGCGTCCTGCTGCTCGGGCTGGTGAGCAACAGCATGAACCTTCTCGGCGTCGGCGCGAATTTCCAGAGCGCCGTGCTGGGATTGATCATAACGGCGGCGGTCCTGCTGCAGAAGAAAGCCTAA